A stretch of DNA from Nostoc edaphicum CCNP1411:
GAACCCGCAGAATCTACTACTGGTCTATTTGGTGGCAACTCCAACTGGCGTGGACCGATTTGGTTCCCTATAAATTATTTGCTGATCGAATCACTCCAAAGGTTCCACCATTACTTGGGTGACGATTTCAAAGTGGAGTGTCCAATCGGTTCTGGTCAAATGATGACACTTTGGGAAGTTGCGACTGAGTTATCTCAAAGACTGATTCGGATTTTTTTGCAAGATCCGTCTGGTCAGCGACCTGTTTATGGCGGCACCGAAACGTTCCAAACAAACCCTCAATGGTGCGATTTGATTCTTTTCAATGAGTATTTTAATGGCGATAACGGAGCCGGAATTGGTGCCAGCCATCAAACTGGCTGGACTGGTTTAGTAGCAGAACTGCTCCAGCAGGTTGGGATGCATTTGCATTCGTGACAGGTTAAGGTAATTCGGGAGCAACGCTATTATGACTTGAACCATAACTTGGTTCTGCGCCCTCTCTCTTCATACTCTTTTTTTGGCAACGGTATTGGTATTGCGAGAAACTTTTATCCCCAATCGCTCCGAGAGTCTTACCCCTGCTGCACCACCATTAGCTAAAGCAATCGCACTCAGTCGTTGAGCTAAACGTAGAGTTCTTCTCGCCCAAGGTGCGGTTACAGTGGTCAACTTTTCTGTAAAAATGCGTCGTTTACACAAAGTATTGATGCAAAAAAAGAGAAAATTGCGATCATCAATTTCTTTTTCTGGCGATCGCCTACGTGGGCGGAACGCCATTGCTGGAGAGTGCAGTGTAGACAATCGCATCCTTGATTGCCTTGGGAACTTATGCAGCAAATCACTGAGGAGCCGTGTCAAGTTAACGTTTCATGCACGGTTTTGTAGCCGAGTCAGGGGGTGACTTCCTGGCTTAGGCATCCATCTACTGACCGCCGCTTGCGTACAGCACTTCACCCGTGACCCAGTGGGCGTTGTCGGAAACAAAAAAAGCAACTACTTGGGCAATATCTTCGGGAGTACCTAGCCGACGGAGGGGGGTGTTCTGGGGTAGTTGTTGGCGAACCTCTTCTGATACTCCAACTTTTAGCAGTTCAGTGTCTGTCGAGCCAGGTGCTACGGCGTTGACTGTGATACCTCGCGGACCTAGCTCTGCTGCCAAAACTTTCGTCAGTGCATTCACTGCCCCTTTCGTAGCACTGTACACCGATGTTGTAGGAACCGAAAACTTCGTGACATTGCTCGATATGTTAATGATTTTGCCTCCTCGCTCACCAAAGTATTTTACCGCCTCGTGCGAACAAAGCAACATACCGCGCACATTGATAGCAAACAACCGATCAATCATTTCAGCATTGATCTCCTCTACTGGACGGTTATCGATAACGCCAGCATTGTTTATCAGAATATCAAGTTGTCCATATTTCTGAATCACTTTGGTGAATAAAGGCGGTATTTGGAATGGTTCACTGACATCGCTGTGCACAGCTATCGCCTCCCCACCTGCGTTTTGGATTTGGCTAACGACTTCTTCAGCAGCACTTTGGCTGCGGTTGTAATTAACGACGACCTTCGCACCATCTGTAGCTAGTTGTCGAGCGATCGCTGCGCCAATTCCTTGCGAAGCACCAGTTACGATTGCAACTTTTCCAGTTAGAGATTTCATAAGGATACCTCCTGACTTATGTAATTTCTTAGTTGTGTTTTGAGTCTGCGATATTCGGGGTAAAATGAGCATCTGATATGGCGGATGTACTACATAGTCGTAAATATACGTATTACATAAAGTCAAACCTTCAATCTGTCGTTGCGGCTTTTAGTTGTAATAATTTTGTTTATGCGTTTGTAACACTTTCGCCAACAGTCGTCATGAACTGCGTACACCAGCACACATGGAAATCTATTTCCAAGTCAGTATCCATTGCTCATTTCCCCCCTATTCTTAATGCTCTTCAACAGATTCTTGCCTACAATTAACTTGGCATTTTTCAACAGATGCACCAGTTTGGTCTACAAGTGAATTCAGATTAAAAATGATTTGAGATGCACAGACCGTAGCTACAAGCCCGATCAGCCAAACGGGTGATAGCTCTTTGCCAAATAGAGCAACGATTAGAATAACCGCTGCAGCCCCCATACGATAAGCTGTCTGGACTTTGCAGTATTTCCTGTCTTCAGGAATTAAACCCATCAAATAGATGACCCTTAGGGATAGTATGCATATGGCTGCACTACAACAAACTAGCCAGCGCACTTGAGATGACAGAGCTATGTCCGGAGCACTGGAGACAAGATGTTTCACACCAGATCCAATAGTTGCTATACCAATGGCTAGGGGCAGATGGGCATAGAACCACCATCGAT
This window harbors:
- a CDS encoding SDR family NAD(P)-dependent oxidoreductase, which encodes MKSLTGKVAIVTGASQGIGAAIARQLATDGAKVVVNYNRSQSAAEEVVSQIQNAGGEAIAVHSDVSEPFQIPPLFTKVIQKYGQLDILINNAGVIDNRPVEEINAEMIDRLFAINVRGMLLCSHEAVKYFGERGGKIINISSNVTKFSVPTTSVYSATKGAVNALTKVLAAELGPRGITVNAVAPGSTDTELLKVGVSEEVRQQLPQNTPLRRLGTPEDIAQVVAFFVSDNAHWVTGEVLYASGGQ